From the Danaus plexippus chromosome 5, MEX_DaPlex, whole genome shotgun sequence genome, one window contains:
- the LOC116769143 gene encoding large ribosomal subunit protein uL1 has translation MAGIIFRSLFNTSLTLNKTNITTIRSINTGAVYYAARKGTRAKARAKKVKVEITKVGFIPHNQRGKNKDTKVHVNKHLDDSNKQISKDDVYPMRYYRWVVYTAEEAVLAHKETHHPTMYNVPDALVLAQVELNMEAVKKNRYIDNFSRLTLLPRIFPRDEERTILAFCKGPELIKQVAEAGATTAGSTELVKKIQEGSLKLSDYDYVIAHPNILTELVPIRGLMKRRFPSPNNGTLDANICDLVKKFAAGVQYRVVKDEHQQNFGSVEVPVGRLDMDAQHIVENVDALLKDIQSARPKREGLFITRCFITSPPSSEKLKIDPFVHVDRTLSKEVQEDSDDEDEAVAARS, from the exons atggctggaataatatttc GTTCCTTATTCAATACATCTTTAAcattgaataaaactaatataacaacaata AGATCCATTAACACCGGCGCAGTATACTATGCGGCTCGTAAGGGAACGAGGGCGAAAGCGAGGGCAAAGAAAGTTAAAGTAGAAATTACAAAAGTCGGTTTTATACCACACAACCAGAGAGGAAAAAATAA AGACACAAAGGTACATGTTAACAAGCATTTAGATGATTCAAACAAGCAGATATCAAAGGATGATGTTTACCCGATGCGGTATTATCGTTGGGTAGTGTACACCGCCGAGGAGGCTGTCCTCGCTCACAAGGAAACTCACCATCCAACCATGTACAATGTACCCGATGCACTTGTCCTTGCTCaagttgaattaaatatgGAAGCCGTTAAGAAG AACCGCTACATAGATAACTTCTCCCGTCTAACGCTTCTGCCAAGGATCTTCCCTCGTGATGAGGAGCGTACTATCCTCGCTTTCTGTAAGGGTCCGGAGCTGATCAAACAAGTGGCGGAGGCCGGCGCCACCACCGCCGGCAGTACAGAACTCGTCAAGAAGATACAG GAAGGTTCATTAAAACTCAGCGACTATGACTATGTGATAGCTCATCCTAATATACTGACGGAACTGGTGCCAATAAGGGGTCTGATGAAGAGAAGGTTCCCCAGTCCCAACAACGGTACACTGGACGCTAATATATGTGATTTGGTGAAGAAGTTTGCCGCCGGAGTACAATACAGAGTTGTTAAGGATGAACACCAACAGAATTTTGGGTCTGTTGAAGTGCCAGTTGGGAGG CTGGACATGGACGCTCAACATATTGTAGAAAATGTTGATGCATTGTTGAAAGATATTCAGTCGGCGCGACCGAAGCGAGAGGGTCTTTTTATAAccag GTGTTTTATTACAAGTCCGCCCTCAAGCGAGAAACTCAAGATAGATCCATTCGTTCACGTCGACCGAACACTATCTAAGGAAGTACAAGAAGACAGTGATGATGAGGATGAAGCTGTAGCCGCGAGATCATAA
- the LOC116769007 gene encoding uncharacterized protein LOC116769007: MEVLNCSLILISLCVLLWGVAGQYEWQIRDAFDEIRGKMDKVNEDNCYITHLDDLFLPKDSVSHHPDVKEININPIFPNRTALLHLHNMAMNRAFFWSYILQSRFIRPAINDTYDPGMMYYFLSSVADVSANPYINASSIYFSPNMSYTSSYRGFFNKTMPRFAPRAFRADDFNDPVHLQKISTLNTFFVEDLGAFDPESLSKDYTSDFYRTNEWYSLWLPDKVNKRHDTKTTYQVEIRYANNTNETFTFHGPPGNDEDPGPVNWTKPYFDCGRLNKWLVGAVSPIADIYPRHTQFRHIEFPLYTATVVMEIDYDRIDINQCPTGPGNQGPNRFASTDRCKNETTECEPIHGFGFRRGGYQCRCKPGYRLPGVVRRPYLGEIVERATADQYYNNFDCLEIGWIQRLPVQWERAHPILRALYMDRYYEYVNTTPGRDSLHAERVNVYDVLNYIRGVQPHNCSLYNPTDLFLNGDIAFGAEEQFENQAKMAVRLANFISAFLQVSDPKEVFSGTRVADKPLTEDQMLGETLALVLGDSKVWSAGTYWDRNKFTNRTFFAPFAYKTELNTRKFKLEDLARINKTEDLYTNKPWFQFLKQRWSNNFDNLEKYFLKMKIRNDEVGKYLKQYERYPTYYRAASIKHGHWTQPYYDCDGHLKQWVVTYAAPFFGWDNVKVKLEFKGVVAVTMSLMQLDINQCPDKYYVPNAFKSTDKCDRSSSYCVPIQGRGFEAGGYKCECLQGFEYPFEDQTTYYDGQIVEAEFQNIIEDKQTRIDMFKCRLAGGSAVRADLVLIMALAMFIWWR; this comes from the exons ATGGAGGTATTAAACTGTAGTCTCATTTTAATCTCATTGTGTGTTTTGTTATGGGGTGTGGCAGGCCAATATGAATGGCAAATACGTGATGCGTTTGATGAAATCCGAGGAAAAATGGACAAAGTCAATGAAGACAACTGCTACATCACCCATTTGGATGATCTATTCCTTCCAAAAGATTCAGTTTCCCATCATCCGgatgtaaaagaaataaatatcaaccCTATATTCCCTAATCGTACAGCCTTGTTACATTTGCATAACATGGCTATGAATAGGGCGTTTTTCTGGAGTTATATCCTCCAATCTAGATTCATACGCCCCGCCATTAACGACACTTACGATCCAGGAATGATGTATTACTTCTTATCATCTGTAGCCGATGTTTCAGCAAACCCGTATATTAACGCCAGTTCCATATACTTCTCACCCAATATGTCTTATACTTCTTCCTACCGAGGATTCTTCAACAAGACTATGCCCAGATTCGCGCCGAGAGCTTTCCGAGCCGACGACTTCAATGATCCCGTACATTTACAAAAGATATCGACATTAAACACATTCTTCGTAGAAGATTTGGGTGCATTCGATCCCGAGAGCCTCTCTAAGGATTACACGTCAGATTTCTATAGAACAAACGAGTGGTATTCTCTGTGGTTGCCGGACAAAGTCAATAAGAGACATGATACAAAGACTACTTATCAAGTAGAGATCAGATACGCTAATAACACTAACGAAACATTTACATTCCACGGACCACCGGGAAATGACGAG gatCCGGGGCCAGTGAATTGGACGAAACCATACTTTGATTGCGGCAGGCTCAATAAATGGCTGGTTGGAGCAGTGTCTCCCATTGCTGATATTTATCCTCGGCACACACAGTTCAGGCACATTGAATTTCCATT ATACACAGCAACTGTAGTTATGGAGATCGATTATGACCGGATAGACATCAACCAGTGTCCCACAGGTCCAGGGAATCAGGGACCTAATAGGTTCGCCTCAACCGACAGGTGTAAGAACGAAACGACAGAG TGCGAGCCGATACACGGGTTCGGCTTCCGTCGTGGCGGCTATCAGTGTCGGTGCAAGCCGGGCTACCGTCTCCCCGGCGTCGTTAGGAGACCCTACCTCGGAGAGATCGTGGAGAGAGCCACCGCTGATCAATATTACAACAATTTTGACTGTCTGGAGATCGGAT GGATCCAACGCCTGCCGGTTCAGTGGGAGCGAGCTCATCCCATACTGCGAGCTCTGTACATGGACCGCTACTACGAGTACGTGAACACGACGCCCGGCCGCGACTCCCTGCACGCGGAGAGGGTCAACGTGTACGACGTGCTGAATTATATACGAGGCGTCCAGCCGCATAATTGTTCGCT GTATAACCCGACGGATCTGTTTCTCAATGGGGACATAGCTTTTGGTGCGGAGGAACAGTTTGAGAACCAGGCCAAAATGGCCGTTAGGTTGGCCAACTTCATCAGTGCCTTTTTACAA GTATCGGATCCTAAGGAAGTGTTCAGCGGCACCAGGGTGGCCGACAAACCTCTGACAGAAGATCAAATGTTAGGAGAAACACTCGCACTGGTTTTGGGTGACTCCAAGGTTTGGTCAGCAG GTACATATTGGGATAGGAATAAATTCACCAACCGGACGTTCTTCGCACCATTCGCATACAAGACCGAGTTGAATACAAGGAAGTTTAAGTTGGAGGATTTAGCGAGAATCAATAAAACGG AGGATTTGTACACGAACAAACCGTGGTTCCAATTCCTTAAACAGCGCTGGTCCAATAACTTCGACAATCTGGAGAAATATTTCCTCAAAATGAAGATACGTAATGACGAAGTCggcaaatatttgaaacagtACGAGAGGTACCCCACGTACTACCGAGCGGCCAGCATCAAGCACGGACACTGGACCCAGCCCTACTACGATTGTGACGGACATCTGAAGCAATGGGTGGTGACATACGCCGCGCCGTTCTTTGGCTGGGATAACGTTAAAGTGAAATTGGAATTCAA agGGGTGGTAGCGGTTACGATGTCTTTAATGCAGCTAGACATCAATCAATGCCCGGACAAGTATTACGTCCCCAATGCTTTTAAGAGCACAGACAAATGTGACAGGAGCTCCTCATAT TGCGTTCCGATACAAGGTCGCGGCTTCGAAGCCGGCGGCTACAAGTGCGAGTGTCTCCAGGGCTTCGAATATCCTTTCGAGGACCAGACCACGTACTACGACGGTCAGATCGTGGAGGCCGAGTTCCAAAACATCATAGAGGACAAACAGACGAGAATCGACATGTTCAAATGCAGGCTGGCCGGGGGCAGTGCGGTCAGGGCTGATCTGGTTCTCATCATGGCTCTGGCCATGTTTATTTGGTGGAGATGA
- the LOC116769071 gene encoding mitochondrial pyruvate carrier 1 has product MSGAVRKLLDSLKSKEFRDYLMSTHFWGPVANWGIPLAAIADIKKDPSFISGKMTFALTLYSLMFMRFAWKVQPRNLLLFACHFTNECAQLTQGARFINYYYIENKTKNEK; this is encoded by the exons atGAGTGGCGCTGTGAGAAAACTACTAGATTCTTTGAAGAGCAAAGAATTTAGAGATTATTTAATGAG tacTCATTTCTGGGGTCCGGTAGCCAATTGGGGTATTCCACTAGCAGCCATCgcagatattaaaaaagaccCCAGTTTTATCAGCGGAAAAATGACTTTTG CGCTAACACTGTACTCTCTAATGTTCATGCGTTTCGCGTGGAAGGTGCAGCCCAGgaatttgttgttgtttgcCTGTCACTTCACCAACGAATGCGCCCAACTGACTCAGGGCGCTAGAttcattaattactattacatagaaaataagACGAAGAATGAAAagtga